The following is a genomic window from Bacillus sp. V2I10.
CCACAACATACATTTCCACTATGGTGATGATCATACATTGTATATATACAAAAAAGAAGAGCAGGCTAGTTGACGCCTGCTCTTCTTTTTATTGTATTTCTGATTCTCCGTAAAGATAAATTCATTCGTTTTGAACTATAATGGTTCACTGCATCTTCGATCCATTAAAGTATGCTTACCTTTTATCTTCAAATCTGTCTATGCGTTTTTGTGTCTCTTTATTTAGTAGGAATATGGAAAAAAGAAAGTGTTTCTTTCAAATCGGCCAGTATTTGTTCGGTACTCGCAAGTAAATGTGCTATTCCGGCAAGTAAAATATCATTTTAGGTAAGTAAATGAGATTTCTCATTGAAAGTTTTCCCTACTATTTTTCTCCAGTTGACATAAGTTAATAGATTGATATAATACTTTTATGCACAAAAGCATAAAAGCGTTCAAGTATAAAAGGAAGGAATTACAAGTTATGAATCATTCCAAAATCGTTCCATTTGGAACTGCAGTCATGATTTTTCTATCTATGATTGTCATCATTTTTATCAGTCTATTTTACTTAAAAACAGAACCGCACTTGCCGCTGATGCTGTGTCTCGTTTTATTAAGCGGAGTTGCCTTCATTTATAGATATTCATGGAAAGAGATTGAAGCCGGTTTAGTAAAAGGAATCCAAAATGGCGTTCAGCCAATAATTATCCTTGCCTTAATAGGGATTCTGATCGGTGCCTGGATGTTTAGCGGCACCATTCCTACTGTGATGATATCTGCATTGAATCTCATCGATCCAGGTTCCCTGCTCATTCTTACACTTATTTGCTGTACAATTATTTCTTCTTTAGTAGGGAGCAGTTTCACAACAGTGAGTACAGTGGGGGTTGCTCTCATGGGAGTTGCGATTGCAGCTGGAGTTCCGGTCGAGTGGGCAGCAGGAGCTGTAATATGCGGGGCATGTTTTGGCGATAAGATGTCTCCGATGTCTGATACGACGAACTTTGCATCAGGTGTAGCAGCCGTCAATATTTTCACTCACATTCGGCATATGGCGAAAACAACCATCCCAGCCTTTTTAATTACGGCATTCCTTTTTTGGTACTTAGGGACGACTTTAACGATAAACGCTGCAACACTTGAAAATATTCAGGAGATTATCTCTGTCATGCAACAGCATGTCCAAATTAGTCTATTGACTTTAGTATCTCCCCTGATCGTAATTGCCCTTGCCATCACAAGAGTTCCCGTGATCCCCGCTCTTGCTGCAGGGATTGCGACTGCAGGAGCAACAGGAATCCTGCTTCAGGACGGCGCTTCTTTTGCTCAATTTTTGAATGTCCTGCAAAATGGCACAGCGTTTGACATTAAACAAGAAACGGTTCAGAAAATGCTGAATCGCGGCGGACTTCAGTCCATGATGTGGTCAATCTCATTAATCATGATCGCCTTTGCTTTAGGAGGATTAATGGATACGATGCAGCTGATTCAAACACTTTTAAAAGGACTGATTATGCGGATCAAAGAGAAAGGTCAGCTTATCCTTGCAACAGTTTCTTCTGCGATAGGGGTAAATTTAGTGACAGGCGAGCAGTACCTTTCCATTTTAATTCCCGGTCAATCGTTCAAAGATGCTTATGAAAAAATGAACATTGATAAGAAATATTTATCAAGATCTCTGGAAGATGCCGGTACACTCATCAATCCATTAATTCCATGGGGAGTAAGCGGAGCATTTTTCGCGCAAACACTTGGAGTTGATGTCATAGAGTACCTTCCATTCGCTTTCTTCCTATACTTGT
Proteins encoded in this region:
- the nhaC gene encoding Na+/H+ antiporter NhaC encodes the protein MNHSKIVPFGTAVMIFLSMIVIIFISLFYLKTEPHLPLMLCLVLLSGVAFIYRYSWKEIEAGLVKGIQNGVQPIIILALIGILIGAWMFSGTIPTVMISALNLIDPGSLLILTLICCTIISSLVGSSFTTVSTVGVALMGVAIAAGVPVEWAAGAVICGACFGDKMSPMSDTTNFASGVAAVNIFTHIRHMAKTTIPAFLITAFLFWYLGTTLTINAATLENIQEIISVMQQHVQISLLTLVSPLIVIALAITRVPVIPALAAGIATAGATGILLQDGASFAQFLNVLQNGTAFDIKQETVQKMLNRGGLQSMMWSISLIMIAFALGGLMDTMQLIQTLLKGLIMRIKEKGQLILATVSSAIGVNLVTGEQYLSILIPGQSFKDAYEKMNIDKKYLSRSLEDAGTLINPLIPWGVSGAFFAQTLGVDVIEYLPFAFFLYLSPILSILFGFLPGRKKPEKQLAA